In Candidatus Tanganyikabacteria bacterium, the genomic window GCCGTGGTCTTGCCAGCGCCGTTGGGGCCGATGAGGCTGAAGATCTGGCCGGGGTAGACGCCGAGATCCAGGGCGCCCACGGCCGTCAGGCCGCCGAAGCGCATCGTGACCTTTTCCAGGAGCAACTGCGGCGCGGCCTTTGGCAGCCGGGCCTCGGTTACGGCGCTCTGCTCGGCGCTCATCCGGGCGCCGTCCCAGTCTCGGACTCGGCCGTCGCGCCATGCAACTCGCGCCTTCGGTGCGCCTCGGGCAGGAGGCCCTCGGGGCGCCAGAACATGATCAGGACCATCGCCCCGCCGTAGATGAGCATCCGGTAGGGCGTGATGTCGAACGTGCCCTCGAGGTTAAGGATGCCGGGCAAGCTGCGCAACAGTTCGGGCAGCACCGCGAGGATTACTCCGCCCAGAATGACCCCGGGCAGGCTGCCCATGCCGCCCAGGACTACCATCGCCAGGATGATGACGGTCTCGATGAAGTCGAACGACGGCGGCGAGATGAAGCCCGACTTCGTGGCGAAGAAGGCTCCTGCCAGGCCTGCGAAGGCCGCGCCGGTCATGAATGCCAGTAGCTTCATCTTCGGGACGTTGATCCCCATCGCGCCGGCGGCGATCTCGTCTTCGCGGATGGCCACCCAGGCCCGGCCGACGCTGGAGTTGTTGAGGTTGCGCACGCAGGCCCAGGTCAGCAGGGCGATCGCCGCGATGACGTAGTAGAGGAGGTAGGGCGAGCGGAGCTCATGGCCCAGCAGCACCGGCTTGGCGACCTCCATGCCTTGCGGGCCGTTGGTCAGCCAGTCCCAGTTGTTCTCCGAAAGCTTGGCTATCTGGCCGAAGGCGAGGGTCACGATCGCCAGGTAGTCGCCGCGCAGGCGCAGCGTGGGCAGGCCGATTAGCAAGCCCGCGATGCAGGCGACCGCCAGCGCGACCGGAATCGCCAGCCAGAAACCGGGCCCCCCCGCCGTCGCCGCCTGCGCGGCGCCGCCGTGCATCACGATGGCCGCGGCATAGGCGCCCAGGCCGTAAAACGCGATGTAGCCCAGATCCAGCAGACCCGCCAGGCCCACCGTCACGTTGAGGCCGATCGCGAGGGTCACGTAGATGAGCGTCGTGATGATGACGTCCATCAGGTACTGGTTTTGTGGCAGGTACCGCACCACCAGGGGCGCGAGCAGCATGGCGACTATCACCAGGCCGATGCGCAGCGCCTTGTGCATCGTCAGACCTTCTCCGCGACGCGTTCGCCCAGCAAGCCCGATGGCCGGAAGATCAGCACCACGACGAGGATCCCGAAGGCGATGACGTCCTTCCACGTCCCCGACACGTAGCCGGCGCCGAGGGCTTCGACCACGCCGAGGACCAGGCCGCCCACCATGGCGCCCGGAATGTTGCCGATGCCGCCCAGGACCGCGGCGATGAAGGCCTTGAGGCCCGCCTGGTAGCCGATGAAGAAGTTGATCGAGTAGGTCAGGCCGAACAAGATGCCGCCCGCCGCGGCCAGGGCCGAACCGATGGCGAACGTGTATGCGATGACGCGGTTGGCCTCGATGCCCATCAGGCCGGCGGTCATCGGATCTTGTGCCGTCGCCCGCATCGCCTTGCCCATGCGGGTCTTCTGGACCAGGATCGTGAGCAGGGTCATTAGCACCAGAGCGAGGCCGAGAGTGAAGATCTGCTGGTACGAGATGTGGATCGCGCCGATGTCGAAGCCGTCGATCAGGGCCTCGGTGTAGGCCTCGGGGTAGGTGCGATCCTCGGTGCCCACGATGAGCATGACCGCGTTTTGCAGCACGATGGACAGGCCGAGCGCCGTGATGAGCAGGGCCAGGCGCGGGCTGGCCCGCAGCGGCCGGTAGGCGACCCGCTCGATCGCCATCCCCAGCAGGGCCGCACCGGCCATCGCCACCACGAAGGCGACGAGCAGGGCCAGGGGGATGGGCAGGTTGACGTGGGCGGCATCCAGCAGGGCCAGGGTCCCAAGGCCAAGGAACGATCCGATCATGAACACCTCGCCGTGGGCGAAGTTGATCAGCTGCAGGATGCCGTAGACCATCGTGTAGCCCAGTGCGATGAGCGCATACATCGAGCCGATGGTCAGGCCGTTGAGGATTTGCTGCCCCAGGATCCCCCAGTCCACGGGCTACTTCACGAGCTCGAAGTTGCCGGACTGGACCTTCCAGATGCCGAACTTGAAGCCCGGCTGATCGCCTTGGCCGTTGAAGGTGATGGTGCCGGTGACGCCCTTGAAGCCCTTGGTCCGGGAGACCTGCGCCATGACCGCGGCGCGATCGGCCTTGCCGGCCCGCTTGACGGCGTCGAGCAGGACGCGGGCGGCGTCGTAGCTGTAGCCGCTGTAGGCTCCGGGCTCCGAACCGTATTTGGCCTTGTAGGTCGTCGCGAAGCTCCCGGCCCGGTCGAAAGGCGGGAACGTCACGATGGCGCCCTCGGACGCCTTCTTACCCGCGAGCTTGATGAAGAGCGGATCGAAGAGGCCGTCGCCCCCCATGAACGGGGCCTTGAGCCCCACCTTGCGGGCCTGTCCGACGAGCAGGCCGCCGTCCTGGTACTCGCCCCCGAAGAAGACGAGGTCCGGCCCCTTGGCCCTGACTCGCGTGAGCACCGGCGTGAAGTCCTTGTCGCCGGTCTGGATGCCGTCGAGCATCAGGACCTTGCCACCGAGTCTCTCGAAGTTGGCCTTGAAGACCTCGGCGAGGCCCTGGCCGTACGCGTTTTTGTTGTGCAGGACCACGACGGTCTTGAAGCCGGCCTTCATGGCGTACTCGGCGGCATCCTTGCCTTGCTGGTCGTCGCGCCCGATCGTGCGGAAGACGTTCTTCAGTCCTCGCTGGGTCAGCTCCGGATTGGTGGAGGCCGGCGAGATCATCGTGACCTTGGCCGGGGCGTACACCTCCTTGGAAGTCGGAATGGAGATGCCGCTGTTGAGGTGGCCCACGACCCCGACGACGCCGCTTTGCACGAGCTTGTTGGCCACCGTGATGCCCTCGCGCGGATCGCCCTTGTCGTCTCCGACGACCAGTTCCACCTTCTTACCGAGGACGCCGCCCCTGGCATTCGCTTCCTGGACGGCCAGTTCGGCGCCATTGCGAATATCGGCACCCATCTTCGCCAGGGCGCCCGTGATGGGCGACGCCACGCCGATCTTGATGGCGTCGGCCGCCAGAACCGGTACGGCCAGTGAAACCGAGGTCACCGTGGCGAGAATGGCGGCGATGAATTGGCGCATTTTTCAATTGACTCCTGTCCGGACCAGGAGCAAAACCTACCAAAAATGTGGAAAGAGTGTAAGGGGAGATGCTTATGGCAGGCTGGACCCTGGTCGCATTGTCGGCTGCGCTGATCGCGCAGCCCGCCGTGCCGCAAGAGCAGACCCGCACGCCGGAACTGCCGCCGGGTTGGACCTGGGGCATGCAGATCGACGCTGGTGGCAACCGGGCGATAGTTCCGGTCGCGCCGGACGAACTGCCGCCGAGCGCTCCCCGCCTGGCCGAGGATCCGGTGGCCCGCGCCCGCAGCCGGCTGGACATGCTGCGCATGGCGCTGGAATCGTACTACGCGACGCACCGCCCGGGCCTTTCGGTGTACCCGGAGGCGAGGTCGCTGGAAGAACTCGTCGCCATCCTGCGCCACGAGCGCACGCTGCCCGAGGGCTGGGAGCCCGGTGGCACGGTAGTCGATTTCAAGGCGACCGGCGCGAGCTACCGCGTCAGCGTCGCGGTGGCCGGGGAAG contains:
- a CDS encoding branched-chain amino acid ABC transporter permease codes for the protein MLGQQILNGLTIGSMYALIALGYTMVYGILQLINFAHGEVFMIGSFLGLGTLALLDAAHVNLPIPLALLVAFVVAMAGAALLGMAIERVAYRPLRASPRLALLITALGLSIVLQNAVMLIVGTEDRTYPEAYTEALIDGFDIGAIHISYQQIFTLGLALVLMTLLTILVQKTRMGKAMRATAQDPMTAGLMGIEANRVIAYTFAIGSALAAAGGILFGLTYSINFFIGYQAGLKAFIAAVLGGIGNIPGAMVGGLVLGVVEALGAGYVSGTWKDVIAFGILVVVLIFRPSGLLGERVAEKV
- a CDS encoding branched-chain amino acid ABC transporter substrate-binding protein, which codes for MRQFIAAILATVTSVSLAVPVLAADAIKIGVASPITGALAKMGADIRNGAELAVQEANARGGVLGKKVELVVGDDKGDPREGITVANKLVQSGVVGVVGHLNSGISIPTSKEVYAPAKVTMISPASTNPELTQRGLKNVFRTIGRDDQQGKDAAEYAMKAGFKTVVVLHNKNAYGQGLAEVFKANFERLGGKVLMLDGIQTGDKDFTPVLTRVRAKGPDLVFFGGEYQDGGLLVGQARKVGLKAPFMGGDGLFDPLFIKLAGKKASEGAIVTFPPFDRAGSFATTYKAKYGSEPGAYSGYSYDAARVLLDAVKRAGKADRAAVMAQVSRTKGFKGVTGTITFNGQGDQPGFKFGIWKVQSGNFELVK